From Phaenicophaeus curvirostris isolate KB17595 chromosome 2, BPBGC_Pcur_1.0, whole genome shotgun sequence:
GGAATCATTTAATGGCATTTAAATACGTAAAGGAATCACTTAATGGTGCGCTGGGGACGGTGTCCCACAGTTTATGGGGGGGCTGTGGTCAGTCCCAGCAGCTGACCCTCTCCTGCTCGGGGATCACGCTCCAGTTGGGAGAAGGCCGGTCGGTCGCCAGCCAGTCGAAGTCATCCACCAGGTTCCAGTTGTTCCTGCTCCCGTCCAGCCCGGACGACTGGAAATCCGCCTCGATGCCGGGGTAGCTCCAGCTGTAGGGGGCGAAGGAGACCCCGGCGCAGCCCTCGACGACGGCGCGGCTGGTGACCCGCAGGTAGAAGCGGGTGTCGCGGGTGCGGTGGGCGCGGAGCTGCTGGCAGGCGACGGCCAGGAGGCAGCCGCTGCACTCGTCCACCAGCACGGAGGAGGCGACGGGCCCGCAGAGCACGGTGCAGCCGCGGCAGCCGCGCACCCGCAGCGCGCCGGGGCTCCCGCGGAGCCGCACCCGGCAGCCCCGCAGCTCCCGCAGCTCCACGTCGCGGCCCAGCAGCTCGGCGGGGCCCAGCTCCAGCTCCGCCGCCTCGAGGCCGCTGAACCCGCACTGCGGGGCCTCGGGGGCGGGctcggcggggcgggcgggctcGGCGGGGCGCGGCTCCTCCTTGCCCGCGGCCGCTTCTTTCTTGAGGGCTCGGAAAGCGAATTTCTTCTTGGGCTGCAGCtcccgccgccgcgccgccaGGTCCCCCTGGAGCCGCgccacctcctcctgccctttccGCACCTCGTAGGGCGCCAGGAACCGCACGCTCTCGGTCAGCAGccgctgcagcccctgcagccgGGCGCCCGCCTCCTCCAGCGGCCCTGCCGCCAGCAGCGCCTCCACCGCCTCCCGCTCCCGGGAGAAGGCGGCCAGGAAGAACTCGCTCCGCTCCTCCTTCACCGCCCGCGCCTCCTTCTCCTGCCGCTGCCGCTCCACGCCCCGCAGCCGCTCCGCTTCCCGGCGCTGCAGCCGCTCCGGCGGCGCCGCGGGACGGCGGGGGGACTCGGGGGcggcctcctcatcctcctgctcctcgtgctgctgctgctgctcgcgGGCGGCCTCTCCCGCCGGCTCCATCTTCGGCCCCCGGTCACCGAGCGGGGCGCCGATTGGCTGCCGGCAGCCCCGGCTGCGCCGCCGCGGCCGATTGGCAGGCTGGGAGGCTCCcggtgggaggggagagaggacgGGAgcgcggggagggagggaggggtcTCCCGTGGCTTTTAAAGGGGCCGGCGCCTCTCTGCGGGATGGGGTGAGTCCTCGGCGGCAGATGCCGCGCTCCGCGTTACCCCCGCTTCCCACGGGGTGGGAGCGGCGCCcggccccccgccccgcccggcggGCTGCCCGCTGCTTCCCACGCTTCTCCTTCCCCGTCCTCGCTCCCCCGCCCCGCCTCTCGCCTCGGCCCCGGGAGGGCGGCGGCTGCCGGCACCCCCGGCGCCTTCTCTCCTCGCTAAATGCGAAGCCGCGTCCCGGCCGGGCCGCCCCGGGGCTCGGGGTGGGGGCGGAGCGGCGCCCGCGGGCCCCGTGCGGGAGCAAACCTTCCTGGGGATTCCTCTTGTGCGGCGCCGCCGTTATGAAAGAGGCTGCTAGTGCTTGCAGGTAGCCGCAAAGGTGCTGCCGATACAGGAGTCGTAGAATCGCTAGGTTCTAGCGAAGGTTGTACCTTCGAAGATGATATATGCCTCTGaagatcatcgagcccaaccgtacctgcccCCActtaaaccacatccctaagcgCTCCATCTCTCCCGGCTtttacacacctccagggatggggattcaaccacctccctgggcagcctctgccagggcttgataacccttttggtgaagaaatttttcctcgtgtccaatctgaacctccctggtgcagcttgaggccgttccctctcgtcctaagAAGCAGTTGCTATTACAAAAAGACGAATATTTACttaagctaaagtaaagttCCCTCTAAGTAATTGTGGTTTTTTGagagttagacagaatgtccctccaacagcatgttttctttagaacagtgtttttccagacactgttcattctttggagatgataatgtCTTGTGTGAAGCATGATCGGTGCTGAATAGAtgtctcttctgtaatcacctatTTGCAGTGTTTCCCTATCtgaaatgcaaggtcaggcagggagctggtgtaaagctccaaatcagcaagagtTGTGACTGAAGTTCATAGCAGCATccaaattagtccttggaaagtaacagaatatgcataagatttctgggaagatttatcCCTATATGTGCAGGTGGGGAATatattctgtccccagctcttgtctcgtTGCACACGACTGATGGAGATCGCTCTCTCATTTTGCCCAGGCCTGGTAAAGGAcgcttgctttctaaaagtcCAAAACAAGTCTAAGAGAGTTTATTTCCTGGCACTTTTTGGTATCACTGCTAAAGGGATTGCTTTTCTTCTTAGCCACCTATTTTCTTGagtgttttgtttcagaagagAGTTGGGTTCTTGAACACAAACAGGACTGCTGTTCTTCTGGATGGTTTTGTGCCCTAGGAGGAGGGCTGGCTGAGAAATCTATAGAAATGTGGCAAGGAAGACTTTGCACATTAAACTTTTACAATTATGAGATGTGTTTTAAGTAAGTTTGcagcaggaaacagaaatgaagcCCACCtatctgcaaagcagaaaagtgACCGTCCTTCTGATATATTCTTTGGGGAACTGCTTTTCTATTTTGTGGAACACTAGTATTTGCTAAGGAAATTAACACAAAGTGCTCTTTTTTAGAAAtgtatgaaaagaaatttaactCCTGTCTGTTTCTACAAACGCAACATCCCTTCCCTAGGCCTTTCAAAGTTacctaaaataaattaaaataggaCCTGAAGCTATCCattgaaacaaaaaatgtaaaCCAGAGTAGATAGTCTGAATTTGCAGTCCTGTACTTGGCGATAGTGTGACCTTTTTTGCCTAACGTTCCTGTTTGGAAGTATAGACTTTTCAGTTACTTAAGGTGAGCATTTGAAATTAGCCTTAGCTTGAAAATAACCgctgttttctgcttcctgaGAAACATGGTCCTGAGAAACAATTTCTGTCAGACCTAACATCATCACAGGGTAGGGAGTACAGGAAACTTGTATGTAATAACGTTAGCCCAGTTAGGGtaactgaagaaaaggaagagaaatgccTTTAATTCATATAATGTATAAAGGACTTGCGCTAAAATAGAGAATATTCTTTCCTTACCTTAGttacaattaaaaaacccaattgTTGTTTAACAACAAAAAACGATTGTTGTTTAACAGTAGTAATTTGGAGTAGGTTGGGTGGAGGTGCAGCAGGATGGGTAACGTAGTGGTTATAGTCCATTACAGCCCATAACTAGTCACAACACTGCAATGTTAATGTGTCcagaattttgtttctgaaaaatgagattgagtcttaaaaatgaaagcctCTTATCTTGTAGTAAGGGAGAATGCTCAATCataaaaagagaatgaaatattgaaataagtctcgctttattttttttcctaccaatGCTTTTAAAACGATGCATTTAGTAAGTCATAGGCATTTTTGCTAATAGAGTCAAATCCACTCCTGCAGTAATGTTACATCAGGAACGAATATGGTACAATTAAGTCatggtaaggaaaaaaaaaatctttatttccaTCATCTTTCATAAGAAAGATGTGTAAGTTTCAGTTTACATAGAacgctttttttcccctttgctccCATGAGTGTAGGTAAGACATATGGTAACAG
This genomic window contains:
- the TBCC gene encoding tubulin-specific chaperone C, whose translation is MEPAGEAAREQQQQHEEQEDEEAAPESPRRPAAPPERLQRREAERLRGVERQRQEKEARAVKEERSEFFLAAFSREREAVEALLAAGPLEEAGARLQGLQRLLTESVRFLAPYEVRKGQEEVARLQGDLAARRRELQPKKKFAFRALKKEAAAGKEEPRPAEPARPAEPAPEAPQCGFSGLEAAELELGPAELLGRDVELRELRGCRVRLRGSPGALRVRGCRGCTVLCGPVASSVLVDECSGCLLAVACQQLRAHRTRDTRFYLRVTSRAVVEGCAGVSFAPYSWSYPGIEADFQSSGLDGSRNNWNLVDDFDWLATDRPSPNWSVIPEQERVSCWD